A segment of the Sporocytophaga myxococcoides genome:
TTTGTCCTTCCTCATCAGCATCAGGTTTTATCCATGCATGCTTCTGCCAATATAGGAAAGGAGGGTAGGGTAGCGGTGTTTTTTGGTCTTTCAGGAACCGGAAAAACAACTTTGTCTGCAGACCCTGATAAATTTCTTATCGGAGATGATGAACATGGTTGGGATGATAAAGGAGTATTTAACTTTGAAGGTGGGTGTTATGCTAAAGTCGCTAATCTTGATGCTAAAGCTGAACCTGAGATTTACGGTGCAATCAAATTCGGTTCAGTACTGGAAAACGTCAGATGTTTTCCTCATTCAAGAGAGGTCGACTACACTGATACGCGTGTAACTCAGAATACAAGGGTTTCATATCCTATTGATTATATTCCCAATGCTGTGCACTCTTCCAAAGGTGGCTTACCTTCTAATATTTTCTTTCTGACTGCTGATGCTTTCGGGGTTTTGCCTCCGATATCAAAGCTTACTCCTGCTCAGGCCATGTATCATTTTATATCCGGATACACAGCTAAAGTAGCCGGTACTGAGGAAGGGGTAGATGAACCTAAACCTGTGTTTTCAGCATGTTTTGGTGCGCCGTTTATGCCTCTGCACCCAACAGTATATGCTAACTTGCTCGGGGAAAAAATGAAAAAGAATAAGGTGAATATATGGCTTATTAATACTGGATGGACAGGAGGGGCATATGGCACGGGGACAAGAATTAAGCTAAAGTTTACAAGGGCAATGATTACAGCAGCTCTTGAAGGAAAGCTTGAACATGTTAACTTTAAAAAAGAACCGTTCTTTGGCTTGATGGTACCTGATACTTGCCCGGGAGTACCTAATGATATTCTTTTACCTTATAGTACCTGGCAGGATAAGGAAGGTTATAAATTGACTGCAGAGAAACTTTCAGATGCATTTGTAAAAAATTTTGAATCATTTGAAACATTTGCCAATGAAGAGATCCGTGCAGGAGCTCCGGTGGTAACAATCTAAGTTATTCAGAAAGCTTCTGTAAGATAGAGATAAAAGCCGGAGGAATTTTTTCCTATAGCGAAATCGACCCTAAGGTTGATTTTCTCTTTAGGTAAAATAGCAAAGCGTATGCCTGTTCCCAATGAATATTTCAAGCCATCTATGGAATAGTCTTTCAAACGTTCGCTTACTTCTCCTAATCCGGCAAATGCAACCGCACCAAACCTTCTCCATATATGCATTCGATACTCGCTTTGCACTGCTATAGCATTGTTATCTCTGTACCTTCCCAGATAGTAACCTCTCATAATAAATGGCCCTCCAATGTATGAAAGGTTTCTGACAGGAACGTCACCTGCTGTGATCTGTGAAAACAGCTGTAGAGCTAGTACATTCTGACTGCCTAATTTTATAAATTTTCTAAAATCAAAAAAGTTGGTTTGAAACTTAAAATTACTGCCGGTGATTTTTCTGTATAATACATAGGATACCTGAAGATATGCTCCTTTGGTAGGATAAAATGCATTGTTACGGTTGTCCCAGGCAATAAGTGGTCCAAGACCAGAGGCAGTGCCACCATTTCTACCTAAGATATTCTCCTGATCGAATAAACCTCCCGGTTCGTAATCAAGACTAATGACATCCTGTAGTTCATAATCAAATCCAGTATATAGCTTTTTATATATTTTCCTCATGTATTGAGAGGTAAGATATATTTGCCTGTATGTATATGTTTCCAAATTACTTTTAGGTGTGTTATTTCCCAGACCATAGAATCTGTCAGGGAAGTAACTATAAGTTCCAAACCATTTAACTATGTAGTTTTCTTTATTAAAAAATAATCCTCCTCCACTTTCTATGATGATTTGTTTCCTCTGAGTATAGATGATAAATGACTGCACATTGGAAGATCTTACAATTGTGTCTTTACCTATCTTAAAAATTACAGTGCCAAGCGCACCTCCTCCAAATTTTGTCTCAGGAGTGTTTATTACAAGCGGAAGAACAAGAAACGCTCTTTTCTTTCTGAGAATAGTAATGCTGTCCTGCACAGAGGATATTGCAATAAGAGATCTTGTGAGAAATAAGAGTAAAAAATATATTTTGATAGATCTCATATTTGAATTCTTCAGGTCAATTTTATAATTATCAGCGCAGCTTTTTGTTATTGAATCTTTATATTTATATGTCAAAACATTGAATGAGATAATTTTGACATTATCTAAGTTTAAACAGGATTTATTCATTTAGTTTCAATAAAATCCTGTGGAAAAATAGTTCTGGATTAGATTATCTTTTATTTTTATATTTCGTAAACAGGCTTGGAATGGAGGATATGGAAATCTAAATATAGTCGGAATTGAATGTAGGTAGCCGGAAGACAAAATCCGCTAAAAGTAAATATGAAGCTCTTAATTATTAATGAGTTATATATAATCCAAGTTTAGTACTCACAACAGGAGCAACCTGGAATAAAAATTACTTAACCTAATTCAATACTGCTATGAAAAAGATCCGTTACTATACTTTACCTTTCTTTTTTTGTGCAATATTTATTTCATGCGACTCGCTGGAAAAAAACGTATTTTTTAATCCTTCTTATCTTAAAAACTCAGCTTCTATTAATGTTAATAACCATGAACCTAGGGAATGTATTGCGTCTGTTGAGTTGTTCGATACTTTGACTAACTGGCAGAATAGAAAGTTTGATCCTTCCCGGGAGTTGGAAGGTTATATACAATATTCAGCTCAGGTATCGCATGGGATTGGGGAATATGGACTTCTTACTTATCTTAATAAGAAGGATTCTTCTTTTGTTATGATCTTCGCAAAAACTGCTGGTGATATGGTTTGTGAAGTAAAAGGTGTAAAAAGAATTATGGTTCAGGACAAGCAAGTTTTGTTTGAAACTTTATGCAGAACCCAGTGCGATTTTGAACAACCTGCTACAAGCATGATTAAAATCGATAAAGACGGAAACGTGAGAACAATAAAATCATGGGTGGTAGATAAATCAGTGGGAAAAGTTTATAAACTGAAAATTTCAAAAGTTGATTGTGTAGAAGCTTATTATACTGACTATGATTAATGAGGCTATATTTAAAATACATTTGGTGCAATAGTTATTAAATTATTTCAAAAGCCTGATTTTAGTTGTACCTTTGCATTCAGATAGAAGAGTAATCCAGTATGAATTTCAGTAAGTTGCAAAGAGTAGTTGTTATTCTTGCCGTTTTATCGTCAATTTTTATCCTTACCATTTTTTTACTAAGGGCTTCCATTGCCAATTGGGCTCTAGGTAAAGTCAAAGAAAAATTCAGAACCGATTATCATGCGACTCTTTCATTCAATAATATTTCTGTTCATGGCCTTTCCGGTATTAGCGGAAAAGAATTTTATATCGTTCAGGATAATAAAGATACTCTAACTAAGGCTGAAGCCCTTTCATTTGAATTGGACCTGTTTCATGCATTAACCGGCGATTTTAGATTTAAATCTTTTTCTATCAGAGACGGATATTTTCATCCTGTAAAAAAAGGGAAGGAAGATAATTACTCTTTCTTATTGAATAAGGGTACAAATCATGAAAGTTCCGATACATCCAAAGGGTATGGGTATATGCTTAACAGGCTTTTAAGATCATCCTTTAAAGCACTGCCTCCCAAATTAAAGATTTCTGGATTTAACTGTGTTTTTATAAAAGACCAAAAGGAGTTTGTTTTCATAATAAAGAAATTTTTTCTGTATGACCAAAATTATAGGTCATCTATAGAAATTCCGGATACCCATCAGGTTGTATTATCAGAGGGGCAAATTAATAAGCGCAAAAGACTGATCAGTGGAAATTTGTATGGTGAAGTCTCATCGATGGAAGTCCCATTCCTGAATGATCTTTTTCAGTTGGATTTCAGGTTTGATACACTCACATTTAATCTTGCAGAAAATAGATTTAGTGATGAAAAGCTAAATCTTAAAGGGAAAATTAAATTTGATGCTTTAAAAATTAAACATCCCAAACTTGATTCCAATGAATTGGCTTTTAAAAAAATAGCTGTGAATTATTTCATTTCCCTTGAAAAATCTTCAGTTACTTTTGAAAGCGATAGTGCCTATTTGAATGATATCTGTCTTAATGGTAAAGCCACTATTGACAGGAAGAATCAAGGCATATACTCTTTAAATCTGAACATGCCTGAAATGGAGGCTCAGAAGTTTTTTTCGTCATTACCGGTGGGATTATTTTCCTCTCTGGAAGGAATTAAGGTAGAAGGTAAACTTTCTTATCAACTCAACTTTTATCTAGATAGAAGCATGATTGATTCTTTAAAGTTCAGTAGCAACTTTAGCGAAAGCGGATTTAAGGTGATCAGTTATGGTAAAACGGATTTTTCTAAAATGAATAATCCCTTTGTTCATACCGCATTTGAGAAAGGGGTGGCTGTAAAATCTTTTACTGTAGGTATTGATAATTCAGAGTTTACGCCCATTGATCAGATATCTCCTTATCTTAAAAATGCCGTATTGTGCTCCGAAGATGGTAGCTTTTACTGGCATAAAGGCTTTAGAGAGGATGCTTTTGTAATGGCAATGAAAGATAATATTCGTAAGGGAAAATTTGCAAGAGGTGGTAGTACTATATCTATGCAATTGGTAAAGAATGTATTTCTTACCAGAGAAAAAACGATAGCCAGAAAGGTAGAAGAAGCTTTAATCGTATGGATTATAGAAAATAAAAGACTTACGGGAAAGGAAAGAATGTATGAGGTTTACCTTAATATCATTGAATGGGGGCCAGGTATCTATGGTATCGGTAATGCTTCAAAGTTTTATTTTAATAAGAAGCCATCTGATCTTACAATAGAAGAAAGTATTTTCCTGGCAAGTATAGTTCCTCAACCAAAAGCGTTTAAATATTATTTTGATGGAGGAGGTAAGCTGAAGCCCTTTCTTAATCAGTATTTCAAGAAGATAGGAACATTGTTACTGAGAAAGGAAATTATTACAGAAGAGGAAAATAATAAAATCGTTCCTTTGGTAAAACTCACTGGCGGAGCAGCTCAGTATGTATTCCAGGATAGCCTTGCTATTGATTCTTCTTTTTTTCAGCAAGATGAAACTTTGCCTTCGTATTTTATAAAAGAATAACAAAATTATCATACTCAGGTTAAGGTTGAAAAATCTTATAAACATGGGAAATAAAAATCAGCCTAAGGAAAGAGACAAGGCAAAAGAGAATCCATCTGAAAAAGATAAACTTCCAAACAAAGGACCATCTCAGCCAAATCCAAAGGAAAGAAATCGTTAAAGAAAAAGGGAGCTAGCTCCCTTTTTCTTTTAAAATCAATAGCTTATTTCTTTCTTTTCTTTAGGGTGTCAGGTTTGGCTACTGGCATATTATCTTTTGATTTTGGTTTCAGTACAGTTTCGGTATCACTATTTTTAGGGGGAAGTTTGGTGGGAATTGTATCTTCCTGAAGGGAGGAATCTCGCTCTAAGAGTGTCGTATCGACCATGTCAGTCCCTGTATCGACAGTTGTAGAAAAAATTTTTTCAGTTTTTCTCTCATTACATCCCAGAATAATAAGGCTTAATATAAAAGTGAATAGTCTGATATACTTCATAACCTTTTATTTTAAGAACAATAGGGATATCAGATTGTTTTGATCATTATAAACACATTCCATATTAAATTTCTGTTGGCATGGATAAATTGTTAAATCAGCTCAGATATATTAAAGCTGGCGCTATTTGCATGTTCTTTGCATTGTGTGGTAATCTTTTCAAAGGGGATGCTCTCAATAACTGGTATACTCAACTCACGCTTCCGGCATTTACTCTACCTATCTTATATTTCTTTGCTATGGGATTTATCTTCTATTTCATTTGTGGTGTATTGCTATACAAATTATTCTCTGAAGAAAATAATAAAAAAGAAACGATTTCTCTGATTACTCTGGTTGTCATTATGATGGCATATTACACGACTTGGGATCTTGTGTTTTTTGGATTAAGAAGTCCAATGGCAGGTTTTTTTGCTTATATACCATTTACCTTGTTTGTGTTTTATATCTTTTACAGATTTGCCAGATTGTATCCTGCCATATCAATCGTTTTCCTGCCATTCATTGGATGGCTTGCCTACGCATTCTTTTGGCTTATCAACTTATGGACATTAAATTAATAATAAAAAATCCTGATGTTTGTGCATCAGGATTTTTTAAATTCTGCTTTCCTAAGCCTGATATAATTTCTGATAATATTCTGTAGCCATTCTGTCTGAATCAAACTGTGGGTATACATCACACATAGCTTGTTTCATTATTGTCGTCCATCTGTTTGGATCCCTGTAGTAGGTAGGTATAATCTCTTCTTCTAATACTCTGAGTAGCTCTTTGTTATCCTGATCATCCCTTTGTACCCAGGAATCAGTTGGCTTACTGTTGATTATAAAACTATTTACTCCATGTTTGGCAAATTCAGGAAACCACCCGTCCGGAATTGAGAAGTTAATAGATGCATTCATTGAGGCTGTCATTCCGCTGGTTCCTGATGCTTCCCTTGGGGGAATCGGATTGTTAAGCCATACATCGGATCCTTTTTTCAACATGGCGGAAAGTTTCATTTCATGGCCTGTAAGGATTGCACAACGATCAAATTGCTCTACTGTGTGATTGATATAATTAAATATATCAATTCCCAGCTTGTCTTCAGGATATGGCTTTCCTGCCCATATGACCTGGATTGGTTCGTGCTTTCTGCTTATGAGGCCAAGGAATTTTTCATAGTTATGGAGTAAAAGCTGTGCTCTCTTGTATCCTGCAAATCTCCTCGCCCATACAAGAGTTAGTACATTCGGATCGAAAATCTTTCCGGTCTGGTCTGCAACCTCTTTAAATAGCTCTTGCTTTAATTCTTTCTTGCGCCTTACCAATAGTTCATCATTATTGGTATTGAGAGCATCTTCCAATACCTCATCTTTCCAGAATTTTTTATTTTGTGCATTTGTAATATGTATGATAGGACAAACTCCTTC
Coding sequences within it:
- the pckA gene encoding phosphoenolpyruvate carboxykinase (ATP); translated protein: MEQSGLKSLVGEIERIGITKAKNIYWNLSPAELVEHAIRNGEGILTNEGSLACDTGRFTGRSPDDKYFVKDELTKGTIHWGEINHPIDGKFFDVVFKKMLEFSEGKELYVRDAFVCADFNYRKSLRIITTKAYHNLFSYNMFIRPELSELQYIDPEYTILCFPEFEANPETDGVRSNNFSITDLTRKVMLIGGTAYTGEIKKSIFSVLNFVLPHQHQVLSMHASANIGKEGRVAVFFGLSGTGKTTLSADPDKFLIGDDEHGWDDKGVFNFEGGCYAKVANLDAKAEPEIYGAIKFGSVLENVRCFPHSREVDYTDTRVTQNTRVSYPIDYIPNAVHSSKGGLPSNIFFLTADAFGVLPPISKLTPAQAMYHFISGYTAKVAGTEEGVDEPKPVFSACFGAPFMPLHPTVYANLLGEKMKKNKVNIWLINTGWTGGAYGTGTRIKLKFTRAMITAALEGKLEHVNFKKEPFFGLMVPDTCPGVPNDILLPYSTWQDKEGYKLTAEKLSDAFVKNFESFETFANEEIRAGAPVVTI
- a CDS encoding BamA/TamA family outer membrane protein encodes the protein MRSIKIYFLLLFLTRSLIAISSVQDSITILRKKRAFLVLPLVINTPETKFGGGALGTVIFKIGKDTIVRSSNVQSFIIYTQRKQIIIESGGGLFFNKENYIVKWFGTYSYFPDRFYGLGNNTPKSNLETYTYRQIYLTSQYMRKIYKKLYTGFDYELQDVISLDYEPGGLFDQENILGRNGGTASGLGPLIAWDNRNNAFYPTKGAYLQVSYVLYRKITGSNFKFQTNFFDFRKFIKLGSQNVLALQLFSQITAGDVPVRNLSYIGGPFIMRGYYLGRYRDNNAIAVQSEYRMHIWRRFGAVAFAGLGEVSERLKDYSIDGLKYSLGTGIRFAILPKEKINLRVDFAIGKNSSGFYLYLTEAF
- a CDS encoding biosynthetic peptidoglycan transglycosylase, which codes for MNFSKLQRVVVILAVLSSIFILTIFLLRASIANWALGKVKEKFRTDYHATLSFNNISVHGLSGISGKEFYIVQDNKDTLTKAEALSFELDLFHALTGDFRFKSFSIRDGYFHPVKKGKEDNYSFLLNKGTNHESSDTSKGYGYMLNRLLRSSFKALPPKLKISGFNCVFIKDQKEFVFIIKKFFLYDQNYRSSIEIPDTHQVVLSEGQINKRKRLISGNLYGEVSSMEVPFLNDLFQLDFRFDTLTFNLAENRFSDEKLNLKGKIKFDALKIKHPKLDSNELAFKKIAVNYFISLEKSSVTFESDSAYLNDICLNGKATIDRKNQGIYSLNLNMPEMEAQKFFSSLPVGLFSSLEGIKVEGKLSYQLNFYLDRSMIDSLKFSSNFSESGFKVISYGKTDFSKMNNPFVHTAFEKGVAVKSFTVGIDNSEFTPIDQISPYLKNAVLCSEDGSFYWHKGFREDAFVMAMKDNIRKGKFARGGSTISMQLVKNVFLTREKTIARKVEEALIVWIIENKRLTGKERMYEVYLNIIEWGPGIYGIGNASKFYFNKKPSDLTIEESIFLASIVPQPKAFKYYFDGGGKLKPFLNQYFKKIGTLLLRKEIITEEENNKIVPLVKLTGGAAQYVFQDSLAIDSSFFQQDETLPSYFIKE
- a CDS encoding TspO/MBR family protein; the encoded protein is MDKLLNQLRYIKAGAICMFFALCGNLFKGDALNNWYTQLTLPAFTLPILYFFAMGFIFYFICGVLLYKLFSEENNKKETISLITLVVIMMAYYTTWDLVFFGLRSPMAGFFAYIPFTLFVFYIFYRFARLYPAISIVFLPFIGWLAYAFFWLINLWTLN